A window of Vigna unguiculata cultivar IT97K-499-35 chromosome 4, ASM411807v1, whole genome shotgun sequence contains these coding sequences:
- the LOC114180457 gene encoding uncharacterized protein LOC114180457: protein MRSACPQLGGRQTCHRCGQEGHFIRNCPTGRGTVSRPSTQSQPQQTRGSARPQAVGRVYAMTGAEADRSGNLIIGSCVIGSRSLCVLYDSGATHSFVSESIVRELGLPVRELLYDLVVSTPCFWDGQNLDVMC, encoded by the coding sequence ATGAGGAGTGCTTGCCCCCAGCTTGGTGGTAGGCAAACATGTCACAGATGTGGGCAGGAAGGCCACTTCATCAGAAATTGCCCCACTGGCAGGGGTACAGTGTCTAGACCTTCAACGCAGTCACAGCCACAACAGACACGGGGAAGTGCTAGGCCCCAGGCAGTTGGTCGAGTGTATGCCATGACAGGTGCAGAGGCAGACAGATCAGGTAACCTCATCATTGGATCTTGTGTGATTGGCAGTAGGAGTTTGTGTGTGTTATACGATTcgggagcgacacactcttttgtgtcggAGTCTATAGTGAGGGAGTTGGGTCTCCCGGTTAGGGAACTTCTATACGACCTGGTAGTGTCTACGCCCTGCTTCTGGGATGGTCAGAACCTCGACGTTATGTGCTAG